Proteins encoded together in one Hevea brasiliensis isolate MT/VB/25A 57/8 chromosome 16, ASM3005281v1, whole genome shotgun sequence window:
- the LOC110658729 gene encoding uncharacterized protein LOC110658729 yields the protein MKITIASSSSTSSLLILTYYPHPPPQLALSKLLNSFLSHFSLSLSLSLSLSLSLFSTLSLNSWIDVSNPQAKRDIETREFSEGSSLSKRRIHVGIGSSRASFFISLFCSLTIEELFLPNITKQPHKVFKLLESSYSKIFFLAMDSFNQTSEFRYNPNSNIFGDDEGDSEESGILEIYVHHARNIHNICIYDNQDVYAKFSLTYNPDETHSTRIIHGGGKNPEFNEKLVIKVAQLDAVLKCEIWMLSRARNFMEDQLLGFALVPISQIVGKGKVTQDHSLSSTDFFHSPAGTVQLTLSLNTALPLNPSAASNSSISAEVVLLDRKISEVIIDPVEYSRIEFPDINVVTENQQMVSEYYDGLGSRPGSFLHLGASPHLTVVDYEMNINSSEENQGGSTSPNESIQNSGFLSSTTTSLSDDRNSTDSIDKKGLLCTHSSNSLNISITTEANHGSSTCPDTPTSKKGSEMKEEKDSNFSSKEDEGNKEGTINSVKFGQVFSSPLGNINLEAEQSAMQQQIVDMYMRSMQQFTESLAKMKLPMDLDKPEREDPGDLIQGHSNKLELEKKQKKEGSRVFYGSRAFF from the exons ATGAAAATAACCATAGCATCATCTTCTTCTACATCTTCTCTCTTGATTCTCACCTACTACCCTCACCCACCTCCTCAACTTGCACTAAGCAAGCTCCTCAATTCCTTTTTAagtcacttctctctctctctctctctctctctctctctctctctctctcttttttccaCCCTTTCCTTGAATTCATGGATTGATGTCAGCAACCCTCAAGCCAAAAGGGATATAGAAACTAGAG AGTTTTCAGAGGGATCATCACTGTCCAAAAGGCGAATACACGTAGGAATAGGATCTTCCAGGGCATCATTTTTTATCAGTTTGTTCTGTTCTCTCACTATCGAAGAGCTTTTCTTGCCAAATATAACCAAACAGCCACACAAAGTCTTCAAACTCCTTGAATCATcatattcaaaaatttttttcctAGCAATGGATTCCTTCAATCAAACTTCTGAATTCCGGTATAACCCAAATTCCAACATATTCGGTGATGATGAAGGTGATTCTGAAGAGTCAGGGATTCTTGAAATTTATGTTCATCATGCTAGGAATATTCACAACATATGTATCTATGATAACCAAGATGTCTATGCAAAATTTTCTCTTACTTACAACCCAGATGAGACCCACTCAACTAGAATTATCCATGGAGGTGGCAAGAACCCAGAATTCAATGAAAAACTGGTGATCAAAGTAGCCCAACTTGATGCAGTTCTCAAGTGTGAGATTTGGATGCTTAGTAGAGCTAGAAACTTCATGGAGGATCAGCTTTTAGGATTTGCTCTGGTTCCAATTTCACAAATTGTTGGCAAAGGAAAGGTGACTCAAGATCATAGCCTCTCCTCCACTGATTTCTTTCACTCCCCTGCTGGCACTGTCCAACTGACTCTTTCTCTGAACACAGCTTTGCCTTTGAATCCCTCTGCAGCTTCTAATTCTTCCATATCAGCTGAAGTTGTGTTGCTTGACAGGAAAATATCCGAAGTAATTATTGATCCTGTTGAGTATTCGAGGATTGAATTTCCTGATATCAATGTTGTTACTGAGAATCAGCAAATGGTATCTGAGTATTATGATGGTTTGGGTTCCAGGCCTGGCTCATTTCTTCATCTTGGTGCCTCTCCTCATCTTACTGTTGTAGACTATGAAATGAACATAAATTCCTCCGAGGAAAATCAAGGAGGTTCCACTTCTCCCAATGAGAGCATccaaaattcaggtttcttgagCTCCACCACCACTAGCCTAAGCGATGATCGAAACTCCACCGATTCGATTGACAAAAAGGGGCTCCTATGCACTCATTCTTCAAACTCCCTCAACATTTCGATCACCACAGAGGCAAATCATGGCTCGAGCACTTGCCCTGACACTCCGACCTCAAAGAAAGGAAGTGAAATGAAAGAGGAAAAGGACTCGAACTTTTCGAGCAAAGAGGATGAAGGAAACAAGGAAGGGACTATAAATTCTGTTAAATTTGGTCAAGTATTTTCATCTCCATTAGGGAATATCAATCTTGAGGCAGAGCAATCTGCAATGCAGCAACAAATAGTAGACATGTACATGAGGAGTATGCAACAGTTCACTGAATCTTTAGCCAAGATGAAGCTCCCTATGGATCTTGACAAGCCTGAACGTGAAGATCCTGGCGATTTGATCCAAGGCCATAGCAATAAACTAGAGCTTGAGAAGAAGCAGAAAAAGGAAGGATCGCGGGTGTTCTATGGAAGCAGGGCATTCTTCTAA
- the LOC131174666 gene encoding uncharacterized protein LOC131174666: MPNVDSPLLEKWQCVDSMVLSWILNTISKDIIDAFLYVTFVQELWNELKQRFGGSNGPMLYQIKWEINSFSQANLPLMVYFTKVNKLRDELSCLRKFPVCTCSVAKVVADIEEEDKLIQFLMGLNDNYEHVRSQILLHDPLPVVNKAYSMILSVEKQREVLSISDSVDHASAMLVKDVNAPKNQNFTTNRIRDFFKKEDKFCFHCKAQGHVRETCFKLHGYPNWYKELQQK; the protein is encoded by the coding sequence ATGCCAAATGTTGATTCTCCACTTCTAGAGAAATGGCAATGTGTTGATAGCATGGTTTTATCTTGGATTTTGAACACTATTTCTAAAGATATTATTGATGCATTTTTATATGTGACTTTTGTGCAAGAATTATGGAATGAGCTTAAGCAACGCTTTGGTGGAAGCAATGGACCAATGCTTTATCAAATCAAATGGGAGATAAATTCTTTCAGTCAAGCAAACTTACCTCTGATGGTTTATTTCACGAAAGTGAATAAACTCAGGGATGAACTTTCTTGCCTAAGGAAATTTCCCGTGTGTACATGCAGTGTGGCAAAAGTAGTGGCAGATATTGAAGAAGAAGACAAATTGATCCAATTTCTAATGGGCCTTAATGACAATTACGAGCATGTTCGTAGTCAAATCTTATTGCATGATCCTTTACCAGTGGTGAACAAAGCTTATTCTATGATTCTCAGTGTTGAAAAGCAACGTGAAGTGCTCTCTATTTCTGATTCAGTTGATCATGCCAGTGCAATGTTGGTTAAAGATGTCAATGCTCCAAAGAATCAGAACTTCACTACAAATAGGATACGTGATTTTTTCAAGAAGGAAGATAAGTTCTGCTTCCATTGTAAGGCGCAAGGACATGTTCGTGAAACTTGTTTTAAACTCCATGGATACCCAAATTGGTATAAGGAGTTGCAACAGAAATGA
- the LOC110658728 gene encoding uncharacterized protein LOC110658728 — MTSFINVDAPQLPTALSHLAIQDQVEVETKVEIHEKPCGNHGGVCAICLDKIVLQETALIKGCEHAYCVTCILRWATYSEKPTCPQCKYPFEFLNVHRSLDGSIQDYMFEESVCLLLRAAWFKPLIVEDHHEDVYDDLEDYYPYEYEDDEDDLDEVYLSHSPNLRIGNRRWGDNGYVRAGRQEARPVYRPNSQDSGASSSRDPNKKEAPKDRTGRRAKRTLKREAADKAAAAKHQQHLARLGRK; from the exons ATGACTTCATTCATCAACGTCGACGCTCCCCAACTGCCTACCGCTCTTTCCCATTTAGCCATTCAAGATCAG GTGGAAGTGGAAACTAAGGTGGAGATTCATGAAAAACCTTGTGGCAATCATGGTGGAGTTTGTGCCATATGCTTGGATAAGATTGTGCTTCAGGAAACTGCTCTTATAAAAGGTTGTGAGCACGCCTACTG TGTGACCTGTATCCTTCGATGGGCCACATACAGTGAGAAACCGACCTGTCCTCAATGTAAATATCCATTTGAGTTTCTTAATGTTCATCGTTCTCTTGATGGCAG CATCCAGGATTACATGTTTGAAGAAAGTGTGTGCCTCCTGCTTAGAGCTGCATGGTTTAAACCTTTGATTGTAGAGGATCATCATGAAGATGTTTATGATGATTTAGAGGATTATTATCCATATGAATATGAGGATGATGAGGATGATTTAGATGAAGTTTACTTAAGCCATTCACCAAACCTTCGTATTGGTAATCGGAGGTGGGGAGACAATGGGTATGTTAGGGCAGGGCGTCAAGAAGCAAGGCCGGTCTATCGACCAAACAGCCAGGACTCAGGTGCTAGTTCATCACGTGATCCAAATAAGAAAGAGGCTCCAAAGGATAGAACCGGCCGACGTGCAAAGAGGACACTTAAGCGTGAAGCTGCTGACAAGGCAGCCGCGGCAAAACATCAACAGCACTTGGCAAGGTTGGGCCGGAAGTGA
- the LOC110662272 gene encoding AT-hook motif nuclear-localized protein 28-like, protein MAGYVYGTTNSLSRELSHASDGTSPSHSPPSVPALLSTPRTSYFSKRRSLNKPSPDNRHRFLSLVEVQKKPRGRPPGSKNKPKPPTVIAKDSESAMKPAILEISAGSDVIDSIISFARRSHTSISVISATGSVSNVTLRQPIPHAPSLYLHGPFNLLALSGSFLGSFAPKECSSGSSSLHSSCCFGISLAGAQGQVFGGIVAGKVLAASLVVVVATTFLNPTFHRLPSDNDEAMETKSSCCGPANESCVSSGMSMTVYGVANPAAINCQVSPDIMRWGPPPRPYY, encoded by the coding sequence ATGGCCGGCTATGTCTATGGCACGACAAACTCTCTCTCAAGAGAGCTTTCTCACGCCTCCGATGGCACTTCCCCCAGCCACAGTCCCCCGAGCGTGCCCGCGTTACTCTCCACACCTCGAACatcatatttttccaaacgtcgATCTCTTAACAAGCCTTCGCCTGACAATCGCCACCGCTTTCTGTCACTAGTGGAGGTCCAAAAAAAGCCTAGAGGCAGACCTCCAGGCTCCAAGAACAAGCCTAAACCACCTACTGTCATTGCCAAAGACAGTGAATCCGCCATGAAGCCAGCCATCCTCGAGATATCCGCTGGCTCTGATGTCATCGACTCCATCATCAGCTTCGCGCGTAGGAGCCACACTAGTATTAGTGTCATCAGTGCCACTGGCTCTGTCTCTAATGTCACGCTCCGACAGCCAATTCCTCACGCCCCATCTCTCTATTTACATGGACCCTTTAACTTGCTTGCACTGTCGGGCTCGTTTCTTGGTTCCTTTGCGCCAAAAGAGTGCTCTTCTGGTTCTAGCTCTTTGCATTCTTCTTGCTGTTTTGGGATATCTCTTGCAGGGGCACAAGGGCAGGTATTTGGAGGAATTGTAGCCGGAAAGGTTTTAGCTGCGAGTCTTGTGGTGGTAGTCGCCACCACTTTCTTGAACCCTACATTTCACAGATTGCCAAGCGATAATGATGAGGCTATGGAGACTAAATCTAGTTGTTGTGGTCCTGCAAATGAGTCTTGTGTTAGTTCTGGCATGTCCATGACTGTTTATGGTGTGGCCAACCCAGCCGCAATCAATTGCCAGGTTTCTCCTGATATTATGCGCTGGGGTCCTCCTCCTCGCCCTTATTACTAA